The genome window TATCTGATCCGTTTTTTTTCGTCCTCGATCCGGGCGATGCGATCCTTCTGGTCCGAGATCTTTTGCTCAACCCCTTCCACTTCCTCTTCCAGCAGTGTAATGGAGCGTTCTGCTTCCTTGATATCGTTCTTGTATTCAACGATGTTCTTATGTTCTTTTTCGCGGTTTTTCTCCATCTTCTTCTTTTCGCGCTCCAGACCACTGAGTTCCTTACCGGCAACTTTATACCCCTCCGGATCGTAGGATTTCAGCGAGGAGACCACAGCCTTTTTGTTTTTGATCTCCGTATTTTTCAGTTCAATGTCCCCTTCAATGATTTCAATGCTTTCCTCTGACCTTCTGATGCTTTCTTCATCACCCTTTATGGACTTCTGATTCTTTTCGATGGCATCCTCCTTTTCCAGGCGTTCTTTTTCCAGAGCCTGAAGCTGTGCATTCTCCGCCTTCAACTTTTCATCGTACACCATGATATACTGCTCAACGGCGAAATCCCTTACTGCTGTCTTCAGGGCAACGGCGAGCTCTCTTTCCTGAGGATTTTCCGACATGCTGCTGATAAAGACACTATCGAGTTCAAAGCAGGAGATCACCCTGACGGATGAGTCGAGGTTATAGACCGAACTGTATACATTGACCGAATCCAGCGTGATCTTTTTGAAAATTGCACCGTGTATGTTCAGCTCATTGGAAATTGCTTCCACTTTAAGCTTCGTACCGCTTTCGAGGAACTTGATCCAATCTTTTTGAATGGTTTCATAAACTCCGTGGGGAATGTCGACAACAAAGGCCGGCTGATCTCCCCGCGAAATCGTTTTGATCTCTTCACTGACCTCAATGGTGACCTGTGCATGGAGAAGCTGCAAGCCCAGGAACAGGCTGACGAAAAGTGTAAATGTTTTTTTCATGATATATCCGTTTGTGCGATTTAAAAGACTCTCTGGTTTGCAAATTTCATACCAACAGTTCAATGAGCAGGTTCCGACAGGCGGAGGAGCACGACTCCGTGATGGTTCACAGGATAGTTCAGCTCCTGGTCAACCACACCCAGGTCTTTCTGGCGCCACAGGTCCCTGACCTTTTTTGGTCCGGATATGCCCAGTTCCTGCAGGGTGACCGACACCGTTGCTGTTTCCATCTTTCCTGTCCAGTTGAACATCCCGGCCGGTGACGGGTCGCCGGTATTGAACAATCCCACCGCCAGGGATCCATCCGCCAGTTGTTTTTTCCAGACCTGCTGACCTGCTGTTTCTTTCACTTTAACGGCCTGTTTTCCGAGCGGATCCTGGTCAATGGCGATTACTTCGTCGTTGGTCAGCAGGTTGAGCGTAAAGGCATCCAGGCTGCCCAGGTCGCATCCGATGAGGAGCGGAGCGGAAAGCAGGCTCCAGAGGCTGATATGCGTATATTGCTCATCGGGTGTGAGCTGTGAAGGATGCAGGCTGGGGCCCCATCCCACGTTGCCCACCACGAGCATGTCCGGATCGTTCCAGTGGCCGGGTGACGCGTACGGTGAGCACTTGTCCTGCCGGAATCCGATTCCTGCCATGCTGGACCAGGTATCGGTGATATCCCCGGTAGTGCGCCACAGGTTGCCGCCCACATCGACACCCCATTGCCACACGTCGCCCCTCCCGTACTGGCACAGGCTGAACACGATATCGCGTCCGGTTTCCCGCAAAGCCTCACGCATTTTCAGGTAGGGCTTCTGCAGTTCGGCCAGGCTTTGATCCTTTGCGATCTTATCATAGGAGCACCAGTCGTACTTCAGGTAGTCGATGCCCCATTTGGCCCAGGTTTGGGCATCCTGGAACTCGTGCTCCCACGAACCCAGGTATCCGCCGCAGGTATGGGTTCCGGGCGATGAATAGATGCCCAGCTTCAGGCCGTGGCGATGGGCATAATCGCCCAGGGCTTTCATGTCGGGGAATTTGTCATTGGACAGCAACTCTCCGGAAGCTGTCCGGCTGGCGGCTTCCCATCCATCGTCAATATTGATGTACGACCAGCCGTGGTCGGCCAGACCGCTGCTGACCATCGCATCCACAGCGGCCTCCACCTTCTTCTGGTCAACGCTCAGTCCCCAGCAGTTCCAGCTGTTCCATCCCATCGGGGGCGTCAGGCAGATCGCATCCCCGATCCGGAGCAGAAGTGTTTTTTCATCCTGGCCAAGACTGTTGCTTGCTTTCAGCCTTACGGGATAATCCCCGCTGGCGGTACAGGTACCGGAGATTATCCCTTTCTGTGGATCCAGCTTCAGATCGCCGGGCAATCCTTCTGCTGCATAAGTGACCGGTCTTTTGCCGGTCACGGGTACCCTGTAAAGCAAGAAGTGACCGGGCCGGGCTCCGTATACCTCCGGACCATTGATCCGGGGCGTTTCCGGCGCCGGGGGCGTCAGGACATAGGGA of Bacteroidales bacterium contains these proteins:
- a CDS encoding NPCBM/NEW2 domain-containing protein, which produces MKRTLLSIVIAGLFSSCSAQESVVYLDELDLSPMETGWGEVKANLSAEGNPLSVAGQVYKRGVGTHAVSSLLLDLQGKASIFHSFVGVDDESGKRASVEFFVLGDGWILWHSGTMRYGDPARQVKLDVKGIKKLGLYVSDGGDGIGWDHADWLDAKITYSKTRPATVRSFVSSPYVLTPPAPETPRINGPEVYGARPGHFLLYRVPVTGKRPVTYAAEGLPGDLKLDPQKGIISGTCTASGDYPVRLKASNSLGQDEKTLLLRIGDAICLTPPMGWNSWNCWGLSVDQKKVEAAVDAMVSSGLADHGWSYINIDDGWEAASRTASGELLSNDKFPDMKALGDYAHRHGLKLGIYSSPGTHTCGGYLGSWEHEFQDAQTWAKWGIDYLKYDWCSYDKIAKDQSLAELQKPYLKMREALRETGRDIVFSLCQYGRGDVWQWGVDVGGNLWRTTGDITDTWSSMAGIGFRQDKCSPYASPGHWNDPDMLVVGNVGWGPSLHPSQLTPDEQYTHISLWSLLSAPLLIGCDLGSLDAFTLNLLTNDEVIAIDQDPLGKQAVKVKETAGQQVWKKQLADGSLAVGLFNTGDPSPAGMFNWTGKMETATVSVTLQELGISGPKKVRDLWRQKDLGVVDQELNYPVNHHGVVLLRLSEPAH